One Salvia miltiorrhiza cultivar Shanhuang (shh) unplaced genomic scaffold, IMPLAD_Smil_shh fragScaff_scaffold_132_2, whole genome shotgun sequence DNA window includes the following coding sequences:
- the LOC131002395 gene encoding uncharacterized protein LOC131002395, whose product MWTTRKAPGDFTYFFDKELIVHETLQPSPEELEEVYYMSLDNGDMLHVRFVPPLRLASKKKTTHVPKRRRMRSPTLERDSRQVSPAVQREGPRSSPLREERHSSPVVEMRERHSSPRVETRDSPVIDSTLTCCHHGVPCRDSGKDCHDYIDQRLTRMLHDESDDGFIARVARRVLSGMKEMLDYTGDKSIRLSPRRSVGHVSPVRSTSHVHHFHHSTSRVEQPLPHRSTSPVEHPHGSPSPVEQLHQSLSHVLTTPVQPVLENLFQGDEHADEEEEEVGDTSDEHVDDVGLGQRVSRPSAALRSPFAPITPNDMKRIKAAYRKFKASGPDSSVTIKDLGHILPQAYFDDIESFSKEFDSEVIDLFILFMRHKIQSRRGLKSGVSSAKTILLTTYFFVSL is encoded by the exons ATGTGGACAACCAGAAAAGCTCCTGGCGATTTCACATATTTTTTCGACAAAGAG CTTATTGTGCACGAGACGCTTCAGCCATCCCCTGAAGAGCTAGAGGAGGTGTACTACATGAGCCTAGACAATGGAGATATGCTCCATGTTAGATTCGTGCCTCCTCTACGTCTTGCATCGAAGAAGAAGACAACTCATGTTCCAAAGCGGCGTAGAATGAGATCTCCAACACTTGAGAGGGATAGTAGGCAGGTTTCTCCGGCTGTTCAGAGGGAAGGACCCCGTAGTTCACCTTTGAGGGAGGAACGTCATAGTTCTCCCGTTGTTGAGATGAGAGAACGCCATAGTTCTCCGAGAGTTGAGACGAGGGACTCACCGGTTATTGATAGTACACTTACTTGTTGTCACCATGGAGTTCCGTGCCGAGACTCGGGCAAGGATTGTCATGACTACATCGACCAGAGATTGACAAGGATGTTGCACGATGAGTCTGATGATGGATTTATTGCTCGAGTAGCTCGTAGAGTGCTCAGTGGAATGAAGGAGATGCTCGATTATACAGGTGACAAATCTATTCGTCTTAGTCCTAGGAGATCAGTGGGGCACGTATCTCCTGTTCGCTCCACTTCTCATGTACATCATTTTCATCACTCCACTTCTCGTGTAGAGCAGCCACTGCCACATCGATCCACTTCTCCTGTAGAGCACCCACATGGCTCTCCATCTCCAGTAGAGCAGCTTCATCAGTCCCTATCTCATGTACTGACTACTCCAGTGCAGCCGGTGCTTGAGAATCTATTTCAGGGTGATGAGCATGCTGAcgaagaggaggaggaagttGGAGATACTTCAGATGAGCATGTAGATGATGTTGGTTTAGGTCAACGTGTGAGTAGACCCTCTGCTGCATTGAGGAGCCCATTCGCCCCCATTACTCCAAATGATATGAAGAGAATCAAAGCTGCCTATAGAAAATTCAAAGCTTCGGGTCCTGATTCTTCTGTGACAATCAAAGACCTTGGTCACATCCTTCCACAAGCATATTTCGACGATATAGAGAGCTTCAGTAAGGAGTTTGATTCTGAG GTGATTGATCTCTTCATATTATTTATGAGACACAAGATCCAATCTCGTAGAGGTTTGAAAAGTGGTGTGAGTTCGGCTAAGACGATCTTATTGACTACCTATTTCTTTGTAAGTTTGTGa
- the LOC131002411 gene encoding malonyl-coenzyme:anthocyanin 5-O-glucoside-6'''-O-malonyltransferase-like encodes MILRAINPIIKYYDCMQQGICIDITNHHAVADESSTFNFVKSWGCANRFGDTEPFYQTLATHFPLLDRTLVEDPKRLDSIALEFIKNRNLPIELPSSVKFSTNRIRTTFLLTKNQVQNLKNRVYAQMPNLGYVSSFTVIAAYVWICMLKAEASSDEDEIAYFGFAADCRGRLDPPLPEFYFGNCLVFVIAESRRGSMKKKGGFLIAVESIREAIRRNLYSDEGVLETADWPLDFKRFSGKCVVSVAGSPRFDVYEADFGWGKARKQEFVHLDGEERSISLGKSRDFEGGFEIGLSRNKAEMDAFEHVFREGL; translated from the coding sequence ATGATTTTACGGGCCATTAATcctataattaaatattatgatTGTATGCAACAGGGAATTTGTATTGACATCACCAATCATCATGCCGTCGCCGACGAGAGCAGCACCTTTAATTTTGTGAAGTCGTGGGGTTGTGCTAACAGATTCGGAGACACTGAACCATTTTATCAAACACTTGCTACACATTTCCCACTTCTTGATCGAACTTTGGTTGAAGATCCAAAAAGATTAGATTCCATCGCCTTGGAGTTCATCAAAAATCGGAATCTTCCAATTGAGCTACCATCTTCGGTGAAATTTTCCACCAATAGAATTCGCACAACTTTTCTCCTAACAAAAAATCAAGTGCAAAACCTCAAAAACCGTGTTTACGCTCAAATGCCTAACTTGGGCTACGTTTCATCTTTCACGGTGATCGCTGCTTACGTTTGGATTTGTATGTTGAAAGCAGAGGCCTCTTCCGACGAAGATGAGATCGCTTACTTCGGTTTCGCCGCAGATTGCCGTGGACGTCTGGATCCACCGCTGCCGGAATTTTACTTCGGAAATTGCTTAGTTTTCGTGATTGCAGAATCTCGGCGCGGATCGATGAAGAAGAAGGGCGGATTTCTGATTGCTGTGGAGAGTATACGAGAGGCGATTCGAAGAAATCTGTATAGCGATGAGGGAGTCCTCGAAACCGCCGATTGGCCGCTGGATTTCAAGAGATTTAGTGGAAAATGTGTGGTATCAGTGGCTGGATCACCGAGATTTGACGTTTACGAAGCTGATTTTGGGTGGGGAAAGGCGAGGAAGCAGGAATTCGTGCATCTTGATGGGGAGGAGAGATCGATTTCGTTGGGCAAATCTAGGGATTTTGAGGGTGGATTTGAGATTGGGTTGTCGAGGAACAAGGCTGAAATGGATGCTTTTGAACATGTTTTTCGTGAGGGACTTTGA
- the LOC131002410 gene encoding uncharacterized protein LOC131002410, with translation MSVAQFPDAAMDSSADLQIWNNAAFDNGEISEDLAASKQSWGSLKSIFGNAKASFDSVSGKENQGFASENQIPSFPKSASTTPFKPLNAVESVEKSKIREIAMNKSFEQNPVSKIDEEIEEIESQILRLNSRLESLKVEKASVRAAERKGRSVAAKFMEQKQSVSKNAEIPNSNSNLSARTKVSRRGISLGPAEILSAGRRGMSLGPSEIFGAAKSRQVMMNTPLQSSRRKSCLLKLPEIDEERVKSSSLSPKSRKVAAGKPRQAATTIGSKKAVKKEDSVMSSVQPKKLFRDGEKSAPNKKAFRPGRVVASRYNQNNASSSQASAMRKRSLPDYDGDGGKRVEKKRSLSPGKTRANESEVRVKKRWEIPSEIVVHGSVEGEGERSPAGCVVAAPCLLPRLRIARCNESPRDSGPAKKVAELVGRRSYFASDEGVEVCQALSYEEEEEC, from the coding sequence ATGAGTGTGGCGCAGTTCCCAGACGCCGCCATGGATTCCTCCGCAGATCTGCAGATATGGAACAACGCCGCCTTCGACAACGGAGAGATTTCCGAAGATTTGGCGGCGAGCAAGCAGTCTTGGGGCTCTCTGAAGTCGATTTTCGGCAACGCGAAGGCGTCTTTCGACTCCGTTTCCGGTAAAGAAAATCAGGGTTTCGCGTCGGAGAATCAGATCCCCTCTTTTCCGAAATCGGCCTCAACGACGCCGTTTAAGCCGCTCAACGCGGTCGAATCAGTTGAGAAATCGAAAATTAGGGAAATCGCGATGAACAAGAGTTTCGAGCAGAATCCGGTTTCGAAGATCGATGAGGAAATTGAAGAAATCGAGTCTCAAATTTTGCGATTGAATTCGCGATTGGAGTCTTTGAAGGTGGAGAAGGCGAGCGTGAGAGCTGCGGAGAGGAAAGGGAGATCCGTCGCCGCGAAATTCATGGAGCAGAAACAGAGCGTCAGTAAGAATGCGGAGATTCCGAATTCGAATTCGAATTTGAGCGCAAGAACAAAGGTTAGCAGAAGAGGGATTAGCTTAGGGCCAGCTGAGATCCTCTCCGCGGGGCGTAgaggtatgagtttggggcctTCCGAGATTTTTGGGGCGGCGAAATCGAGGCAGGTGATGATGAACACCCCACTGCAGAGTAGTAGGAGGAAATCTTGCTTGTTGAAGTTGCCGGAGATTGATGAGGAGAGGGTGAAGAGCAGCAGTTTGAGCCCGAAATCGAGGAAAGTTGCTGCTGGTAAACCTAGGCAGGCTGCGACAACAATTGGATCAAAAAAGGCTGTGAAGAAGGAGGATTCCGTGATGAGCTCTGTTCAGCCGAAGAAGCTCTTCAGAGATGGCGAGAAATCGGCCCCAAACAAGAAGGCGTTTAGGCCGGGGAGGGTGGTGGCGAGTAGGTACAACCAGAACAACGCGTCGTCGTCTCAAGCTTCAGCAATGAGGAAGAGATCTCTGCCGGATTATGATGGAGACGGGGGCAAAAGGGTAGAGAAGAAGAGGTCTTTATCCCCAGGGAAGACGAGGGCTAATGAAAGCGAGGTCCGTGTGAAGAAGAGGTGGGAGATTCCTAGTGAGATTGTGGTTCATGGCAGtgtggagggggagggggagagGTCTCCGGCTGGATGTGTTGTGGCGGCGCCTTGCCTGCTTCCAAGGCTGAGGATTGCTCGTTGCAACGAGAGCCCGCGTGACTCTGGGCCCGCGAAGAAGGTAGCTGAATTGGTGGGGAGGAGGTCATACTTTGCTAGTGATGAGGGTGTAGAGGTGTGTCAAGCTCTGAgttatgaagaagaagaagagtgtTGA